One part of the Arabidopsis thaliana chromosome 4, partial sequence genome encodes these proteins:
- the SD3 gene encoding import inner membrane translocase subunit (FUNCTIONS IN: molecular_function unknown; INVOLVED IN: biological_process unknown; LOCATED IN: chloroplast; EXPRESSED IN: cultured cell; CONTAINS InterPro DOMAIN/s: Mitochondrial inner membrane translocase complex, subunit Tim21 (InterPro:IPR013261); Has 35333 Blast hits to 34131 proteins in 2444 species: Archae - 798; Bacteria - 22429; Metazoa - 974; Fungi - 991; Plants - 531; Viruses - 0; Other Eukaryotes - 9610 (source: NCBI BLink).): MMMMNLLRRSAIAIGRQSKSKLASFSSATQPCSGIPKSSKRVFSNSFLSKDSTGANGLLFRFRNPQASICTEARPKNINSSYFTRSFASRTSKEPGNQQNKAKKEVTTVEDPFDSPTYHIPEKPVTFTEGASYSLVILAGLGVAGAAGYGVFKELIFQPKEYKVFDKALKRIQDDGQVRVRIGSPIKGYGQETRNRAARQRIPNRVFTDEDGVEHVEVNFYIRGPQGAGKVYTEMFKDKAEKEWKYTYLIVEILTPSPAKLMLESYLPA; this comes from the exons atgatgatgatgaatcttttaagGAGATCAGCGATAGCCATCGGCCGCCAATCAAAATCGAAACTGGCGTCGTTTTCCTCCGCTACACAACCTTGTTCCGGAATCCCAAAATCG TCCAAGAGGGTTTTTAGCAACTCATTTCTTTCAAAG GACTCTACTGGAGCTAATG GACTATTGTTTCGCTTCCGAAACCCGCAAGCAAGTATATGTACGGAAGCTCGTCCAAAGAACATCAACTCATCTTACTTTACCAGATCTTTTGCATCAAGAACTTCAAAAGAACCTGGGAATCAGCAGAATAAG GCTAAGAAAGAGGTGACGACTGTGGAGGATCCTTTTGATTCTCCTACATACCACATCCCGGAGAAGCCGGTGACCTTTACAGAAGGTGCGTCCTACAGTCTTGTTATTCTGGCTGGGCTTGGTGTCGCTGGAGCTGCTGGCTACGGTGTGTTTAAAGAGCTCATTTTTCAACCAAAAGA GTACAAGGTCTTTGACAAAGCCTTGAAGAGAATTCAAGATGATGGTCAG GTGAGGGTTAGGATTGGATCCCCCATCAAAGGCTATGGACAAGAAACTAGAAACCGAGCTGCTCGTCAACGTATACCCAACAGAGTATTTACAGATGAAGACGGAGTGGAGCATGTTGAG GTAAACTTCTACATCCGTGGGCCTCAAGGAGCAGGGAAAGTGTACACGGAGATGTTTAAAGACAAGGCAGAGAAGGAATGGAAATACACGTACCTGATCGTAGAGATTTTAACACCTTCCCCAGCCAAATTGATGCTGGAGTCTTATTTGCCTGCCTAA
- a CDS encoding Plastid-lipid associated protein PAP / fibrillin family protein (Plastid-lipid associated protein PAP / fibrillin family protein; FUNCTIONS IN: structural molecule activity; INVOLVED IN: biological_process unknown; LOCATED IN: chloroplast; EXPRESSED IN: 17 plant structures; EXPRESSED DURING: 9 growth stages; CONTAINS InterPro DOMAIN/s: Plastid lipid-associated protein/fibrillin (InterPro:IPR006843); Has 184 Blast hits to 184 proteins in 36 species: Archae - 0; Bacteria - 11; Metazoa - 0; Fungi - 0; Plants - 167; Viruses - 0; Other Eukaryotes - 6 (source: NCBI BLink).) — MALALSLSACSPPLRRTRRAGFRTSCSIFANPAQRAKRKLLELISEEDRGLRTQKDPKKRDEIVNAIESMTVIGRSSITTDDSLSATWRLLWTTEKEQLFIIEKAGLFGTTAGDVLQVIDVNKRILNNVITFPPDGVFFVRSDIDIASPQRVNFRFNSAVLRGKNWELPLPPFGKGWFENVYMDGEIRVAKDIRGDYLIVDRAPYNWTESFV, encoded by the exons ATGGCGCTCGCGCTCTCGCTGTCGGCATGTTCTCCTCCACTCCGCCGCACTCGTCGTGCCGGTTTTCGAACAAGCTGCTCGATCTTCGCGAATCCAGCACAGCGAGCCAAGAGGAAGCTGCTTGAGCTGATCTCCGAGGAGGATCGAGGTCTGAGAACCCAGAAAGACCCCAAGAAGCGAGATGAAATCGTGAACGCCATCGAATCCATGACGGTTATCGGGCGCAGCTCCATCACCACAGACGACTCTCTATCTGCCACGTGGCGGCTCTTGTGGACGACGGAGAAGGAACAGTTGTTCATCATAGAAAAGGCAGGCTTGTTTGGGACGACCGCCGGAGACGTTTTGCAGGTGATCGATGTGAATAAACGGATCCTCAATAACGTCATCACTTTCCCGCCGGACGGGGTTTTCTTCGTACGCTCCGATATCGATATCGCTTCCCCGCAGAGAGTCAATTTCAG ATTCAATAGTGCGGTATTGAGAGGGAAGAACTGGGAGCTCCCACTGCCACCATTTGGGAAGGGCTG GTTTGAGAATGTGTATATGGACGGTGAGATCAGAGTGGCCAAGGACATCAGAGGAGACTACTTAATTGTTGATCGTGCTCCTTATAACTGGACTGaatcatttgtataa
- a CDS encoding Chalcone and stilbene synthase family protein (Chalcone and stilbene synthase family protein; FUNCTIONS IN: transferase activity, transferring acyl groups other than amino-acyl groups, catalytic activity, acyltransferase activity; INVOLVED IN: phenylpropanoid biosynthetic process, biosynthetic process, metabolic process; EXPRESSED IN: 21 plant structures; EXPRESSED DURING: 12 growth stages; CONTAINS InterPro DOMAIN/s: Chalcone/stilbene synthase, N-terminal (InterPro:IPR001099), Thiolase-like (InterPro:IPR016039), Polyketide synthase, type III (InterPro:IPR011141), Thiolase-like, subgroup (InterPro:IPR016038), Chalcone/stilbene synthase, C-terminal (InterPro:IPR012328); BEST Arabidopsis thaliana protein match is: Chalcone and stilbene synthase family protein (TAIR:AT1G02050.1); Has 5683 Blast hits to 5679 proteins in 1391 species: Archae - 0; Bacteria - 1882; Metazoa - 0; Fungi - 67; Plants - 3528; Viruses - 0; Other Eukaryotes - 206 (source: NCBI BLink).) yields the protein MLVSARVEKQKRVAYQGKATVLALGKALPSNVVSQENLVEEYLREIKCDNLSIKDKLQHLCKSTTVKTRYTVMSRETLHKYPELATEGSPTIKQRLEIANDAVVQMAYEASLVCIKEWGRAVEDITHLVYVSSSEFRLPGGDLYLSAQLGLSNEVQRVMLYFLGCYGGLSGLRVAKDIAENNPGSRVLLTTSETTVLGFRPPNKARPYNLVGAALFGDGAAALIIGADPTESESPFMELHCAMQQFLPQTQGVIDGRLSEEGITFKLGRDLPQKIEDNVEEFCKKLVAKAGSGALELNDLFWAVHPGGPAILSGLETKLKLKPEKLECSRRALMDYGNVSSNTIFYIMDKVRDELEKKGTEGEEWGLGLAFGPGITFEGFLMRNL from the exons ATGTTGGTGTCCGCAAGGGTAGAGAAACAAAAGCGTGTTGCTTATCAGGGGAAGGCGACAGTGCTTGCTCTCGGTAAGGCCTTGCCGAGCAATGTTGTTTCCCAGGAGAATCTCGTGGAGGAGTATCTCCGTGAAATCAAATGCGATAACCTTTCTATCAAAGACAAGCTGCAACACTTGT GCAAAAGCACAACTGTCAAGACACGCTACACAGTCATGTCACGGGAGACGCTGCACAAATACCCTGAACTAGCAACCGAGGGTTCCCCAACCATCAAACAGAGGCTTGAGATTGCAAACGATGCGGTTGTGCAGATGGCATATGAAGCGAGCTTGGTTTGCATCAAGGAATGGGGAAGGGCAGTGGAAGATATCACTCATCTTGTCTACGTTTCCTCCAGTGAGTTCCGTTTGCCCGGAGGTGATCTTTACCTCTCGGCACAGCTGGGCCTTAGCAACGAGGTTCAGAGAGTGATGCTGTATTTTCTTGGATGCTATGGAGGTTTGAGTGGGCTGCGCGTGGCCAAAGACATTGCTGAGAACAACCCAGGGAGCCGTGTGTTGCTCACCACCTCTGAGACTACCGTTCTGGGGTTCCGCCCACCCAACAAAGCTCGTCCTTACAACTTAGTCGGGGCTGCACTCTTTGGAGATGGAGCAGCTGCCCTGATCATCGGAGCAGACCCTACAGAGTCGGAATCTCCTTTCATGGAGCTTCACTGTGCTATGCAGCAGTTCCTGCCCCAAACACAGGGGGTGATCGACGGGCGGCTGTCAGAAGAGGGCATAACCTTCAAGCTAGGAAGAGACCTCCCTCAGAAGATCGAAGACAACGTGGAGGAGTTCTGCAAGAAGCTAGTGGCAAAGGCTGGCTCTGGTGCGTTGGAGTTGAATGACCTTTTCTGGGCAGTTCATCCTGGTGGACCAGCCATCCTGAGCGGGCTGGAGACAAAGCTGAAGCTGAAGCCGGAAAAGCTGGAATGCAGCAGAAGGGCGTTGATGGATTATGGGAACGTAAGCAGCAACACCATCTTCTACATAATGGACAAAGTCAGAGATGAGCTTGAGAAGAAAGGCACAGAGGGAGAAGAGTGGGGTCTGGGCTTAGCTTTCGGACCGGGAATCACTTTCGAAGGCTTTCTCATGAGGAACCTCTAA
- the UNE10 gene encoding basic helix-loop-helix (bHLH) DNA-binding superfamily protein (unfertilized embryo sac 10 (UNE10); FUNCTIONS IN: DNA binding, sequence-specific DNA binding transcription factor activity; INVOLVED IN: double fertilization forming a zygote and endosperm, regulation of transcription; LOCATED IN: nucleus; EXPRESSED IN: 20 plant structures; EXPRESSED DURING: 13 growth stages; CONTAINS InterPro DOMAIN/s: Helix-loop-helix DNA-binding domain (InterPro:IPR001092), Helix-loop-helix DNA-binding (InterPro:IPR011598); BEST Arabidopsis thaliana protein match is: phytochrome-interacting factor7 (TAIR:AT5G61270.1); Has 3766 Blast hits to 3760 proteins in 208 species: Archae - 0; Bacteria - 0; Metazoa - 365; Fungi - 50; Plants - 3342; Viruses - 0; Other Eukaryotes - 9 (source: NCBI BLink).) produces MSQCVPNCHIDDTPAAATTTVRSTTAADIPILDYEVAELTWENGQLGLHGLGPPRVTASSTKYSTGAGGTLESIVDQATRLPNPKPTDELVPWFHHRSSRAAMAMDALVPCSNLVHEQQSKPGGVGSTRVGSCSDGRTMGGGKRARVAPEWSGGGSQRLTMDTYDVGFTSTSMGSHDNTIDDHDSVCHSRPQMEDEEEKKAGGKSSVSTKRSRAAAIHNQSERKRRDKINQRMKTLQKLVPNSSKTDKASMLDEVIEYLKQLQAQVSMMSRMNMPSMMLPMAMQQQQQLQMSLMSNPMGLGMGMGMPGLGLLDLNSMNRAAASAPNIHANMMPNPFLPMNCPSWDASSNDSRFQSPLIPDPMSAFLACSTQPTTMEAYSRMATLYQQMQQQLPPPSNPK; encoded by the exons ATGAGCCAATGTGTTCCAAACTGTCACATCGATGATACTCCGGCAGcagccaccaccaccgtccGCTCCACCACAGCCGCAGACATCCCCAT ATTAGACTACGAGGTAGCCGAGCTGACGTGGGAGAACGGGCAACTAGGCTTGCACGGCTTAGGTCCACCGCGAGTGACGGCTTCGTCGACCAAGTACTCCACAGGCGCCGGTGGAACGTTGGAGTCGATAGTGGACCAAGCTACTCGCCTCCCTAACCCTAAGCCCACGGATGAGCTCGTCCCGTGGTTCCATCATCGCTCCTCCAGGGCCGCGATGGCAATGGACGCGCTTGTCCCTTGCTCCAACCTAGTACACGAGCAGCAGAGCAAGCCTGGTGGCGTTGGCTCCACCCGGGTGGGGTCATGTAGCGATGGTCGTACCATGGGCGGTGGAAAACGAGCAAGAGTGGCACCGGAGTGGAGCGGCGGCGGGAGTCAGCGGCTGACCATGGACACTTACGACGTAGGTTTCACCTCAACATCAATGGGCTCGCACGATAACACAATCGACGATCATGACTCCGTCTGCCACAGCCGCCCACAG ATGgaggacgaagaagagaagaaagccGGAGGAAAATCATCAGTTTCAACCAAGAGAAGCAGAGCTGCTGCTATTCATAACCAATCCGAACGT AAGAGGAGagataaaatcaatcaaaggATGAAGACTTTGCAAAAACTGGTTCCCAATTCCAGCAAG ACGGATAAAGCATCTATGTTGGATGAAGTGATAGAGTATTTGAAGCAACTTCAAGCACAAGTGAGCATGATGAGCAGAATGAATATGCCTTCTATGATGCTTCCTATGGCCatgcagcaacaacaacaactacaaaTGTCTCTCATGTCCAATCCCATGGGTTTAGGGATGGGCATGGGGATGCCCGGTCTCGGTCTCCTCGACCTTAATTCTATGAACCGAGCTGCTGCAAGCGCTCCTAATATCCATGCCAACATGATGCCAAACCCATTTTTGCCCATGAATTGTCCATCGTGGGATGCTTCTTCCAATGACTCTCGATTTCAGTCTCCTCTCATCCCCGATCCTATGTCTGCCTTTCTTGCATGCTCTACTCAG CCAACGACGATGGAAGCGTATAGCAGGATGGCTACATTATATCAGCAAATGCAACAACAACTTCCTCCTCCTTCGAATCCAAAATGA
- the UNE10 gene encoding basic helix-loop-helix (bHLH) DNA-binding superfamily protein — MSQCVPNCHIDDTPAAATTTVRSTTAADIPILDYEVAELTWENGQLGLHGLGPPRVTASSTKYSTGAGGTLESIVDQATRLPNPKPTDELVPWFHHRSSRAAMAMDALVPCSNLVHEQQSKPGGVGSTRVGSCSDGRTMGGGKRARVAPEWSGGGSQRLTMDTYDVGFTSTSMGSHDNTIDDHDSVCHSRPQMEDEEEKKAGGKSSVSTKRSRAAAIHNQSERKRRDKINQRMKTLQKLVPNSSKTDKASMLDEVIEYLKQLQAQVSMMSRMNMPSMMLPMAMQQQQQLQMSLMSNPMGLGMGMGMPGLGLLDLNSMNRAAASAPNIHANMMPNPFLPMNCPSWDASSNDSRFQSPLIPDPMSAFLACSTQVDPFSIYRYTTWV; from the exons ATGAGCCAATGTGTTCCAAACTGTCACATCGATGATACTCCGGCAGcagccaccaccaccgtccGCTCCACCACAGCCGCAGACATCCCCAT ATTAGACTACGAGGTAGCCGAGCTGACGTGGGAGAACGGGCAACTAGGCTTGCACGGCTTAGGTCCACCGCGAGTGACGGCTTCGTCGACCAAGTACTCCACAGGCGCCGGTGGAACGTTGGAGTCGATAGTGGACCAAGCTACTCGCCTCCCTAACCCTAAGCCCACGGATGAGCTCGTCCCGTGGTTCCATCATCGCTCCTCCAGGGCCGCGATGGCAATGGACGCGCTTGTCCCTTGCTCCAACCTAGTACACGAGCAGCAGAGCAAGCCTGGTGGCGTTGGCTCCACCCGGGTGGGGTCATGTAGCGATGGTCGTACCATGGGCGGTGGAAAACGAGCAAGAGTGGCACCGGAGTGGAGCGGCGGCGGGAGTCAGCGGCTGACCATGGACACTTACGACGTAGGTTTCACCTCAACATCAATGGGCTCGCACGATAACACAATCGACGATCATGACTCCGTCTGCCACAGCCGCCCACAG ATGgaggacgaagaagagaagaaagccGGAGGAAAATCATCAGTTTCAACCAAGAGAAGCAGAGCTGCTGCTATTCATAACCAATCCGAACGT AAGAGGAGagataaaatcaatcaaaggATGAAGACTTTGCAAAAACTGGTTCCCAATTCCAGCAAG ACGGATAAAGCATCTATGTTGGATGAAGTGATAGAGTATTTGAAGCAACTTCAAGCACAAGTGAGCATGATGAGCAGAATGAATATGCCTTCTATGATGCTTCCTATGGCCatgcagcaacaacaacaactacaaaTGTCTCTCATGTCCAATCCCATGGGTTTAGGGATGGGCATGGGGATGCCCGGTCTCGGTCTCCTCGACCTTAATTCTATGAACCGAGCTGCTGCAAGCGCTCCTAATATCCATGCCAACATGATGCCAAACCCATTTTTGCCCATGAATTGTCCATCGTGGGATGCTTCTTCCAATGACTCTCGATTTCAGTCTCCTCTCATCCCCGATCCTATGTCTGCCTTTCTTGCATGCTCTACTCAGGTTGACcctttttctatatatagatatacaaCTTGGGTCTAA
- the UNE10 gene encoding basic helix-loop-helix (bHLH) DNA-binding superfamily protein, which produces MAMDALVPCSNLVHEQQSKPGGVGSTRVGSCSDGRTMGGGKRARVAPEWSGGGSQRLTMDTYDVGFTSTSMGSHDNTIDDHDSVCHSRPQMEDEEEKKAGGKSSVSTKRSRAAAIHNQSERKRRDKINQRMKTLQKLVPNSSKTDKASMLDEVIEYLKQLQAQVSMMSRMNMPSMMLPMAMQQQQQLQMSLMSNPMGLGMGMGMPGLGLLDLNSMNRAAASAPNIHANMMPNPFLPMNCPSWDASSNDSRFQSPLIPDPMSAFLACSTQPTTMEAYSRMATLYQQMQQQLPPPSNPK; this is translated from the exons ATGGCAATGGACGCGCTTGTCCCTTGCTCCAACCTAGTACACGAGCAGCAGAGCAAGCCTGGTGGCGTTGGCTCCACCCGGGTGGGGTCATGTAGCGATGGTCGTACCATGGGCGGTGGAAAACGAGCAAGAGTGGCACCGGAGTGGAGCGGCGGCGGGAGTCAGCGGCTGACCATGGACACTTACGACGTAGGTTTCACCTCAACATCAATGGGCTCGCACGATAACACAATCGACGATCATGACTCCGTCTGCCACAGCCGCCCACAG ATGgaggacgaagaagagaagaaagccGGAGGAAAATCATCAGTTTCAACCAAGAGAAGCAGAGCTGCTGCTATTCATAACCAATCCGAACGT AAGAGGAGagataaaatcaatcaaaggATGAAGACTTTGCAAAAACTGGTTCCCAATTCCAGCAAG ACGGATAAAGCATCTATGTTGGATGAAGTGATAGAGTATTTGAAGCAACTTCAAGCACAAGTGAGCATGATGAGCAGAATGAATATGCCTTCTATGATGCTTCCTATGGCCatgcagcaacaacaacaactacaaaTGTCTCTCATGTCCAATCCCATGGGTTTAGGGATGGGCATGGGGATGCCCGGTCTCGGTCTCCTCGACCTTAATTCTATGAACCGAGCTGCTGCAAGCGCTCCTAATATCCATGCCAACATGATGCCAAACCCATTTTTGCCCATGAATTGTCCATCGTGGGATGCTTCTTCCAATGACTCTCGATTTCAGTCTCCTCTCATCCCCGATCCTATGTCTGCCTTTCTTGCATGCTCTACTCAG CCAACGACGATGGAAGCGTATAGCAGGATGGCTACATTATATCAGCAAATGCAACAACAACTTCCTCCTCCTTCGAATCCAAAATGA